From Manduca sexta isolate Smith_Timp_Sample1 chromosome 21, JHU_Msex_v1.0, whole genome shotgun sequence, the proteins below share one genomic window:
- the LOC115448569 gene encoding actin cytoskeleton-regulatory complex protein SLA1 has protein sequence MGVVRACGYIFVMFVSCHLVAGKPFFGSLLMLCALCDDDYDDATSTTASYEDLVDYLCDCGPRPRRTTTPRPGLLPNNIRMAIPPANGVNFTMSNVNGLWEMVMSPWGGAPGAPATPAPAAPGAPAAPGAPPAPMPAGATAATLPPTAAPTPAAAG, from the exons ATGGGTGTTGTGCGCGCGTGTGGTTATATTTTTGTGATGTTCGTGTCCTGCCATCTTGTTGCAGGGAAG CCATTTTTTGGTTCGTTGTTAATGTTATGCGCTCTATGCGACGACGATTATGACGATGCTACCAGCACTACAGCCAGTTATGAAGACTTGGTCGACTACCTTTGCGACTGTGGACCTCGACCACGACGGACAACAACGCCTAGACCGGGACTACTGCCGAATAACATCAGGATGGCCATAC CGCCAGCTAACGGTGTAAACTTTACAATGTCCAATGTGAACGGACTTTGGGAAATGGTAATGTCGCCGTGGGGAGGTGCGCCAGGTGCCCCTGCCACTCCTGCGCCTGCTGCTCCAGGTGCTCCCGCGGCACCTGGTGCCCCCCCTGCTCCAATGCCAGCGGGTGCGACGGCGGCTACCCTACCACCCACCGCCGCGCCGACTCCTGCAGCAGCTGGTTAA
- the LOC115448574 gene encoding uncharacterized protein LOC115448574, translated as MVKKILCLVFLIVLLDLTSGKIVNKRKCPEVRAVPHFDLPQMLGDWYVVEYYASDEEALSYSCMRAVFSEDDHVPAADGTVEWTPGVTMNFTYRFADDPAGETLLGNITWRVDLNEPAHWTHSERTYDGIYNTYVLDTEYKTWALLLHCAEKTEAERYLTAFVLSRTTSLPKNVMAYLRDKLPRYDVDVKYVFQIPHKDCSEKPVLRGYGPMVVDVGGKIVKRPNISYKVGFGH; from the exons ATGGTGAAAAAGATCCTATGCttggtttttttaatagtgctGTTAGATTTGACGTCAGGGAAGATTGTGAATAAAAGGAAATGTCCCGAAGTGAGAGCAGTGCCCCATTTCGACTTGCCGCAG ATGCTCGGAGACTGGTATGTAGTAGAATATTATGCGAGCGACGAAGAAGCTCTCTCCTATAGTTGTATGAGGGCTGTGTTCAGTGAAGACGATCATGTGCCCGCTGCAG ACGGCACAGTGGAATGGACGCCAGGAGTGACGATGAACTTCACGTACCGCTTCGCTGATGATCCAGCGGGAGAGACTCTCCTCGGGAACATCACTTGGCGAGTGGACCTCAACGAGCCTGCGCATTGGACGCATTCAGAGAGGACCT acgACGGCATCTACAACACATACGTTTTGGACACAGAATATAAAACATGGGCTCTGTTACTGCATTGCGCTGAGAAAACAGAAGCCGAGAGGTACCTGACTGCATTCGTATTGTCCAGAACTACATCTTTGCCGAAGAACGTGATGGCTTACTTGAGAGATAAACTGCCACg ATACGACGTTGATGTGAAATACGTGTTCCAAATACCGCACAAGGATTGTTCTGAAAAGCCGGTGCTGCGAGGCTACGGGCCTATGGTGGTAGACGTCGGGGGCAAAATCGTGAAGAGGCCAAATATCAGTTACAAAGTCGGATTCGGACATTAA